CGAGGCAAAGGAATCGGAGCAAACACAGTTTTGTGGGTCAAAACGAACTcgtcagcgagggtggcagcttcagttagcgaagtgaccttttgctcattcaagtacactaccactcgatcaggaacacagttcttaaattcttctaacaggaccagttccttaagctggtcgtggttaaacacaccactagcgccgcaccacttatcaaataagacggctttctcgcgtgcgaactccacgtatgtttggctggcggatttgggaagatttcgaaagttctgccgataagcttccggcactaactcataagcgcgaagcacagtagccttcacaatgtcgtaatccaggctctgctctaacgcaagagccgaacaaacttcctgtgccttacccacaagcttacattgcagtaacagtgaccaaaggtgtttgggccagttcaatgtcatagcaatgcgctcaaaaatggaaaagtaggcgtctacctcattttcccgaaacacaggaacaagaccgatgtgtcggctcacatcaaagctcgatctaccaatttccggggagacaggcgagctcaagggagaccggggacggggtctaggagcgtcttgggcgtcagcctggtctcgggcggagcgagctgcgggtggaggtgtacctggtgtgggtaccttacgcggaagaggcattggtttttggtcgcccatgctcatccgacgtaactccagctccttctcagcctccatctccatagcccggacacggagtagctgagcctggtactcctgtctcTTAATCTCAAGCTCGAGCTCCCGTAGCTTAATCGTCAGCAGTAGGTCCTCCCTGGTTGAGCGGGGATCTCCAAGATCCATGCGGTGTCCACTCCCTGGATCGTCGCTGCTGACCACAATATTTTGCATCTCTGAAATGTGTAAAGAATCCTGACTCATGTaatagtttttctgcatcttgtaTGATGGGCACTTGAACCAAAGGCACCCCATTTTTCCTATTCATTCAAAGCCCCAGATGTACCCCGGCATCTCGCATTTTCCCATTGTCTGGGATGTTCTTCTTTCTAAAATAATTTGTAACTTAAACATAATCATAAAAAGACTATACAAGTAATTGATGGGTGATTACAGTGGGATGGTGCACTCTGGATTTTGTCATTAGTGCAGGTCCAGGACCTAATGGAGGGGGCTCAGACGGAGGTACCTACCATAAAGAGGCCACCCAAGGACAGTCCATGGGGGGGGGCCAAGAAGGCTGCGATGTGGCTGCACAGGCAGGAAATGAAGAGCAAAATGAAACTGAGCAAGGTGGATGATGGCAAATCACCTTGCCTGAAGCCAGTAAGTGATCATTGCTGGTCATAGGTTGTAACCAGCCTGTCTGGGGCTGGCTcctttttcaaaaataaattgtTTCTAGCCTCCTGACACACTGGCCTGTTTGTAGCCTAGCTCTTTCCTCACATGGCACAACACTTTCCTCTTGTGGTGTATACTGCATGTATCAGGTTACTACTTGCAAAGTGTGTATGTGTTGGGAGGACAAGCAGAACACAAGGGGGAATCCAGCTGGTCCTAACTCCTTTATCTGGGTTTGTTTGGGCCGGGCAGACCCAGTGTCAGCAGGAATTGGACCAGGCTCTGGAACGGATCTCCAAGATGCCCTTCAGTGAGACCCGAGGGCCTCTGGAGGACCTCTATGCAGTGCACATCCCAAACTGTGACAAAAAGGGGCAGTACAACATGAAGCAGGTGAGCTTATGACATCATGGAAGGCAGAGGGCTGGGATGGTGAGGAAGCACACCATAGAAACAGTTTTTGGTACATTCTCAAATTATATCCCCCGTGCATGTCTGGATCCTCTAAGCTGTCGTGTGGCAAGGGTTTAGCTAATATTGTGTCTCATTAtatgtttaatacttttttgatCAATTTTTGTACTCAGTCTGACAGTTCACTTTATTAACCTACATCAGCAGAGCACCCCCTCCAGGAGTCAGTTTACCACGTTCTCTGTCCTAAGGCCTGttttcccccctccccatctgccTCCAGTGTAAGATGTCAGTAGCTGGACAGAGAGGCGAGTGCTGGTGTGTGAACCCCTACACGGGTCGGCAGATCCCGGATTCCCCTATGGTGAGGGGCAACCCCAACTGCAGCCAGTACCTTGGTGGTCTGGAAATAGAGCCACCGACACCCCTGAGAAAATAGCTCAATACCTTCATCCACTTCCAGGAGCCCAGAAACTGGGGCCTTGGCATGTCCAAATGGATGTGGAAGAAGAATGGATGTATGTGTGTCTATTTCTTTGTGGGTGTAGCTGTGACTGTATGCTGCTCTGTCTTGTCATCCCCATGTTCCTGTGTTCTTCTACGTACGAGTGGTGATGAGTGGAAAGGAGAAGCTGGTATACTTGGAGTCCGCATCCTGATCACACTGAAGACGTGTGCTCGTTACCCTCCGTCTTGCTCCTTTTTATAACTGCATCCTGTTGTCTTGGTAACTCAGGCATCCCAAGGTCTATTTGTTCAGCTGTCCTAGTTCAAGCCTTGGGCCTTTCATGTTTGTTCTGCCGCAGTAAAGCTTGGGGGTAATTATATCCTACATACTGCACAGGCCAGCTTGGTCCTATATATTCGCAAATGTATACCTCCAACCAGCCATACACCAACCAGTCCATCTGTTTTGAATGATTGCCCGTCCAGGTTTTGCAGGCAAAGTGTCTGTCCATCACAGAATAAAAGGGTACGTTCATTTAACAGTTATACTGTAATTAATCATAATTGAAGAAAGTTTAACCACAAAAAGAAAGTTGAATGCAGTTTTAGGTCTGGAGCTCCAGGCAGGatgggctggacattgcagcCAAGTGATCTATGTATCCCCACAAGTAAACTCTGTAACAGACGCACAAAATACAAGGCTAACAGAGAAGTATTATTACAGCAGATTGTCTACCATTGACTATCCCCTGTTCTGTCTGTCAGTACCAGTATGTTACCTTTGACTATCCCCAATCATGTCGGTCAATACCGGTAGGTTACCATTAACTATCCCCATTCATGTCTTTCAGTACTGATGTGTTACTATTGACTATCTCCAATTGTTTCAGTCCCTACTAGTATGCTGTTGTTGTCTATCCCCAATCATGTCCATCAGTACCA
This window of the Paramormyrops kingsleyae isolate MSU_618 chromosome 1, PKINGS_0.4, whole genome shotgun sequence genome carries:
- the LOC111842899 gene encoding insulin-like growth factor-binding protein 2-A isoform X2 yields the protein MIWNMHVAYALMLSLAVRRVDLSGEVVFRCPSCSAERQAECPEMTGSCAEVVREPGCGCCPVCARRLGELCGVYTPRCSSGLRCYPEPGSDLPLEQLVQGLGICGRRVEAEPTGGPERRESSVQVQDLMEGAQTEVPTIKRPPKDSPWGGAKKAAMWLHRQEMKSKMKLSKVDDGKSPCLKPTQCQQELDQALERISKMPFSETRGPLEDLYAVHIPNCDKKGQYNMKQCKMSVAGQRGECWCVNPYTGRQIPDSPMVRGNPNCSQYLGGLEIEPPTPLRK
- the LOC111842899 gene encoding insulin-like growth factor-binding protein 2-A isoform X1, coding for MIWNMHVAYALMLSLAVRRVDLSGEVVFRCPSCSAERQAECPEMTGSCAEVVREPGCGCCPVCARRLGELCGVYTPRCSSGLRCYPEPGSDLPLEQLVQGLGICGRRVEAEPTGGPERRESSVQVQDLMEGAQTEVPTIKRPPKDSPWGGAKKAAMWLHRQEMKSKMKLSKVDDGKSPCLKPAGQTQCQQELDQALERISKMPFSETRGPLEDLYAVHIPNCDKKGQYNMKQCKMSVAGQRGECWCVNPYTGRQIPDSPMVRGNPNCSQYLGGLEIEPPTPLRK